One window from the genome of Osmerus eperlanus chromosome 3, fOsmEpe2.1, whole genome shotgun sequence encodes:
- the LOC134017845 gene encoding plasma membrane ascorbate-dependent reductase CYBRD1 isoform X1, translating to MAMESFRQFLFALCGAVSVGFVAIIFVLRWIFHFKEGLAWDGGLAEFNWHPVLVVIGFIFIQGIAIIVYRLPWSWKCSKLMMKFIHAGLNILAFSFAAVSMVAVFDFHNAQNIPNMYSLHSWVGLAAVILYSLQLVLGLCVYLIPITPLSWRAALMPMHIYSGLFIFTSVIAAALMGITEKLIFGLKDPKYKDSPPEAVFVNVLGVLIGVFGAVILWIATRPAWKRPSEQVLQRLQTDAGLAAGPGAGAAALPQHTERIDLEASGDARRRNGKPEDPGPAN from the exons ATGGCGATGGAGAGTTTCAGGCAGTTCTTATTCGCTCTGTGCGGTGCTGTGTCTGTCGGGTTTGTGGCTATAATTTTTGTCCTGAGATGGATATTTCACTTTAAGGAAGGTTTGGCATGGGATGGAGGACTCGCCGAATTCAACTGGCATCCGGTTTTAGTCGTTATCGGTTTTATTTTCATACAAGGAATTG CTATCATTGTATACAGACTGCCATGGAGCTGGAAATGCAGCAAGTTAATGATGAAGTTCATTCATGCTGGCCTCAATATACTGGCCTTCAGCTTTGCTGCTGTATCCATGGTAGCAGTCTTTGACTTCCATAATGCCCAAAACATCCCCAATATGTACAGCCTACACAGCTGGGTGGGGCTAGCAGCTGTCATACTATACTCACTACAG CTTGTTCTGGGACTTTGTGTATACCTGATACCCATTACACCTCTATCCTGGAGAGCTGCTCTGATGCCCATGCACATCTACAGTGGCCTCTTCATCTTCACCAGCGTCATAGCAGCAGCCCTCATGGGCATCACAGAGAAACTGATTTTTGGCCT GAAAGATCCCAAGTACAAGGACTCGCCCCCAGAAgcagtgtttgtgaatgtgctaGGAGTGCTCATAGGAGTTTTTGGAGCAGTCATACTTTGGATCGCCACTCGGCCTGCTTGGAAGCGCCCCAGTGAGCAGGTCCTGCAGCGCCTGCAGACCGACGCTGGACTGGCAGCTGGCCCTGGAGCTGGTGCTGCCGCGCTGCCACAGCACACTGAGAGGATTGACCTGGAGGCCAGCGGAGATGCCAGAAGGAGAAATGGAAAACCGGAAGACCCAGGACCGGCCAACTGA
- the LOC134017845 gene encoding plasma membrane ascorbate-dependent reductase CYBRD1 isoform X2 gives MMKFIHAGLNILAFSFAAVSMVAVFDFHNAQNIPNMYSLHSWVGLAAVILYSLQLVLGLCVYLIPITPLSWRAALMPMHIYSGLFIFTSVIAAALMGITEKLIFGLKDPKYKDSPPEAVFVNVLGVLIGVFGAVILWIATRPAWKRPSEQVLQRLQTDAGLAAGPGAGAAALPQHTERIDLEASGDARRRNGKPEDPGPAN, from the exons ATGATGAAGTTCATTCATGCTGGCCTCAATATACTGGCCTTCAGCTTTGCTGCTGTATCCATGGTAGCAGTCTTTGACTTCCATAATGCCCAAAACATCCCCAATATGTACAGCCTACACAGCTGGGTGGGGCTAGCAGCTGTCATACTATACTCACTACAG CTTGTTCTGGGACTTTGTGTATACCTGATACCCATTACACCTCTATCCTGGAGAGCTGCTCTGATGCCCATGCACATCTACAGTGGCCTCTTCATCTTCACCAGCGTCATAGCAGCAGCCCTCATGGGCATCACAGAGAAACTGATTTTTGGCCT GAAAGATCCCAAGTACAAGGACTCGCCCCCAGAAgcagtgtttgtgaatgtgctaGGAGTGCTCATAGGAGTTTTTGGAGCAGTCATACTTTGGATCGCCACTCGGCCTGCTTGGAAGCGCCCCAGTGAGCAGGTCCTGCAGCGCCTGCAGACCGACGCTGGACTGGCAGCTGGCCCTGGAGCTGGTGCTGCCGCGCTGCCACAGCACACTGAGAGGATTGACCTGGAGGCCAGCGGAGATGCCAGAAGGAGAAATGGAAAACCGGAAGACCCAGGACCGGCCAACTGA